A genome region from Sphingobacteriaceae bacterium GW460-11-11-14-LB5 includes the following:
- a CDS encoding TIGR01212 family radical SAM protein, whose amino-acid sequence MGTLVDSGIKGYKNYGTHLREKYKGQRVFKVIVDGGFTCPNRDGSKGYGGCTYCNVDSFTPEPSRKNPNIKDQLAEGMFRAKTSYKADKYIVYFQPNTNTYAPVHYLKMMYDEALSINTEDIVGFAVGTRPDCIDAEKVALLESYTDRFDVDLEMGMESIYDETLDQINRGCSHGEFVAAVELLKDSKLDLCVHTIFGFPWETREQMHGYIHEINRFPQIKFVKFHHLHVVEGSIMGAKYKKEPFKLFSLEEYTDLLCELIPLLRPDIVIQRLFGISDWDLLIAPNWGLNKSAIQTYMDKEIEKRGIVQGSAYFS is encoded by the coding sequence ATGGGAACACTTGTAGATTCAGGGATCAAGGGGTATAAAAATTACGGTACGCATTTGCGCGAAAAGTATAAAGGGCAACGTGTGTTTAAAGTAATTGTAGATGGTGGTTTTACCTGCCCCAATCGCGATGGCAGCAAAGGTTACGGTGGATGTACTTATTGTAATGTAGATTCTTTCACGCCTGAGCCTTCGCGTAAAAATCCAAATATTAAAGATCAGCTTGCCGAGGGCATGTTTAGGGCAAAAACTTCTTATAAAGCAGATAAGTATATTGTTTATTTTCAGCCGAACACCAATACTTATGCGCCGGTACATTATTTAAAGATGATGTACGACGAGGCTTTATCGATTAATACCGAAGATATTGTGGGTTTTGCCGTGGGTACCCGTCCTGATTGTATCGATGCCGAAAAGGTAGCTTTATTAGAAAGTTATACCGATCGCTTTGATGTAGATTTGGAAATGGGGATGGAATCTATATATGATGAAACCCTTGATCAGATTAACAGGGGCTGTAGTCATGGCGAGTTTGTGGCTGCGGTAGAATTGTTAAAAGATAGTAAGCTCGATCTGTGTGTGCATACCATTTTTGGCTTCCCCTGGGAAACCAGAGAACAAATGCATGGTTATATTCACGAAATTAACCGTTTTCCTCAGATTAAGTTCGTTAAATTCCACCACCTTCATGTAGTAGAAGGATCGATCATGGGGGCTAAATACAAAAAAGAGCCATTTAAGTTATTCTCACTTGAGGAGTATACCGATCTACTTTGCGAACTAATCCCGCTTTTACGTCCGGATATTGTTATTCAACGTCTTTTTGGGATTTCTGACTGGGATTTGTTAATTGCACCTAACTGGGGGCTTAACAAATCGGCAATTCAAACCTATATGGATAAAGAAATTGAAAAAAGAGGTATTGTTCAAGGATCTGCGTATTTTTCTTAA